The proteins below are encoded in one region of Cytophagales bacterium:
- the gpmI gene encoding 2,3-bisphosphoglycerate-independent phosphoglycerate mutase — MNKKVILMILDGWGLGTNDEVSAIVAATTPFMDRVSSSYATSTLEASGLAVGLPEGQMGNSEVGHMNLGAGRVVYQDLVKVNRAVEDGSIANNDTLKAAFEKAVANNKPFHLMGLLSDGGVHSHINHLKGLVKAASEAGVKDIFVHAFTDGRDTDPKGGLKYLADLQATLDQYGGKVASVTGRYYAMDRDNRWPRVRLAYDSMVKGIGTTTQDIAAEIQHSYDQDVTDEFIKPIIQVDADQKPVGVIAEGDVVMCFNFRTDRGRQITQALTQRDFPEEGMKKMALHYLTMTNYDDTFEGVNVVYGKDNLVQTLGETLAEQGKKQIRIAETEKYPHVTFFFSGGREAEFEGEKRLLCPSPKVATYDLQPEMSAGDIRDSIIPELEKGDVDFVCLNFANPDMVGHTGVFEAAVKACETVDSCANQVVDVALANGYSTIIIADHGNSDIMINQDGSPNTAHTTNLVPFVLVDDEYKGNLQPGKLGDIAPTILKLMGLNIPEEMSGNVLVDA, encoded by the coding sequence ATGAATAAGAAAGTGATCTTGATGATCCTGGATGGCTGGGGTTTAGGAACGAATGATGAAGTTTCAGCGATCGTAGCTGCGACAACTCCTTTCATGGATCGGGTATCTTCCTCTTACGCTACCAGTACCTTGGAAGCGTCCGGATTGGCGGTAGGTCTGCCAGAAGGCCAGATGGGTAACTCTGAAGTGGGGCACATGAATCTTGGCGCCGGCAGGGTGGTATATCAGGATCTTGTGAAGGTCAACCGGGCAGTGGAGGATGGTTCTATTGCTAATAACGATACCTTGAAAGCCGCTTTTGAAAAAGCCGTGGCCAACAATAAGCCTTTTCATTTGATGGGTTTATTGTCCGATGGAGGAGTACATTCTCACATCAATCACCTGAAAGGCCTGGTGAAAGCCGCTTCAGAAGCAGGAGTAAAAGACATTTTCGTGCATGCATTCACGGATGGACGGGATACTGACCCCAAAGGAGGTTTGAAATACCTGGCCGATCTGCAAGCCACTTTAGACCAATATGGAGGAAAGGTTGCTTCGGTTACCGGAAGATACTACGCTATGGATCGGGACAACCGATGGCCGAGGGTAAGGTTGGCTTATGATTCCATGGTAAAAGGAATCGGAACAACAACGCAGGATATTGCTGCCGAAATTCAGCATTCCTATGATCAGGATGTGACCGATGAGTTCATCAAGCCTATTATTCAAGTTGATGCTGATCAAAAGCCAGTTGGCGTCATTGCTGAAGGAGATGTGGTGATGTGCTTTAATTTCCGAACAGACCGTGGACGACAGATCACACAAGCATTGACGCAACGAGATTTCCCGGAAGAGGGCATGAAGAAGATGGCATTGCACTACCTGACCATGACCAACTACGATGACACTTTTGAAGGAGTGAACGTGGTGTACGGAAAAGATAACCTGGTGCAAACCTTGGGTGAGACCCTTGCTGAGCAAGGGAAAAAACAGATCCGAATTGCAGAAACTGAAAAATATCCGCACGTGACTTTCTTCTTTTCAGGAGGCCGTGAAGCGGAATTTGAAGGCGAGAAAAGATTGTTGTGTCCTTCTCCTAAAGTGGCCACGTATGATCTGCAACCAGAGATGAGTGCAGGTGATATCCGGGACAGCATCATTCCTGAATTGGAAAAAGGAGACGTAGATTTTGTTTGTCTCAATTTTGCCAACCCCGATATGGTGGGCCACACAGGCGTTTTTGAAGCGGCTGTGAAAGCTTGCGAGACGGTTGATTCTTGCGCCAATCAGGTAGTAGATGTGGCATTGGCCAATGGGTACAGCACCATCATCATTGCTGACCATGGCAACTCAGACATCATGATCAACCAAGATGGTTCGCCAAACACAGCGCACACAACTAATTTGGTACCTTTTGTGTTAGTAGATGATGAATACAAAGGCAACCTCCAACCAGGAAAACTAGGAGACATTGCCCCAACAATTTTGAAACTCATGGGATTGAATATTCCTGAGGAAATGAGTGGAAATGTATTAGTGGATGCGTAA
- a CDS encoding DUF4783 domain-containing protein gives MIKLIPLFLSLFLVNTMAMSQDKVLEDIGVSLKNGSARELIKFCANPLTIKLNNSSNSYAKTQAEGQLRQFFQDNPPTNFSYIHQGSSQEGLRYCIGKYSMKQGSFRVVLLIKQQGSDYRVDQITLTKE, from the coding sequence ATGATCAAACTAATACCGCTTTTTCTTAGCCTCTTTTTGGTGAATACCATGGCTATGTCACAGGATAAAGTCCTAGAAGACATAGGGGTGTCATTGAAAAATGGCTCGGCTCGTGAACTGATTAAATTCTGTGCCAACCCGCTGACTATCAAGCTCAATAACTCGAGTAATTCTTATGCGAAAACGCAAGCCGAAGGTCAGTTAAGGCAGTTTTTCCAGGACAACCCACCGACTAACTTTTCTTACATCCATCAAGGATCTTCACAAGAAGGTTTGAGGTATTGTATTGGTAAATACTCCATGAAGCAAGGGTCTTTCCGAGTGGTATTGCTCATCAAGCAGCAGGGGTCTGATTATCGCGTTGACCAGATCACACTTACCAAAGAGTAA